GAAGGTTGCAAGAGTTTGATGCAGTCCCTTTCAGCAGGCGGAAGAATAGGACGCGCAAAGTGGACAGGATGGATGAGGGGCGGCGGCGAGATCAGATTTGAAGCGCTGAAATGAGGGCCGCGCGCGAGTTTACGCCCACTTTCCTCATGATGTTGCGGGCGTGATCCTTGGCAGTCTGCTCGCTAATAAACAGCTTCTTTGCGATCTGGCTGTTGCTGAGCCCATCGGAGATCAGGTGGAGCACCTCGAGCTCCCGTTTTGTCAGACGGAATCTCGTTCTTGCTTTTTCCATATCGACCGAATGCTTTTCTATGATATTCTCGACGAGCGCCATGATATGGCCGGGTTCCTGATCTGTTGCGGCTCCTACCAGGAACGCGCGAATTGCGAAGAGAGCAGAATGGCGGCCCCGGTAGATTGCGGTTTGCTGTGCGGCTGGAGCGCGGGAGGGTGACCCATGAGCGGCATTTTTTACCTCAAGCGCGACGTTGCGGATCGTTTCATACAGATCGGGGAGGGAATGAATGATCTCTGAAGCCTCTTTATTGCAGAAGGTTAGCTCGATTTCCAGATTGAAGAAAAGGACGGCGGGCACCGAGCGTCTCTTGATTATTTCCGCCATATCATCCATCGCGCAATTATACCATATTTTGAGCAAAAACCCTGTTCGATACTTGAAAAATCCTACTTTCGTGGGATTGCTTTCATGAGCGGAGGCAGGTATCCTATCACCATCAGAGAGAGAGAGGACCCCATGGCAACGGAAAAACGTAGAAGCGCGCGCCGGCGCTACAAAGAGGAAATCGACTTCGAGGCGATGATCCCGG
The DNA window shown above is from Candidatus Abyssobacteria bacterium SURF_5 and carries:
- a CDS encoding DNA-binding response regulator; its protein translation is MDDMAEIIKRRSVPAVLFFNLEIELTFCNKEASEIIHSLPDLYETIRNVALEVKNAAHGSPSRAPAAQQTAIYRGRHSALFAIRAFLVGAATDQEPGHIMALVENIIEKHSVDMEKARTRFRLTKRELEVLHLISDGLSNSQIAKKLFISEQTAKDHARNIMRKVGVNSRAALISALQI